The Amblyomma americanum isolate KBUSLIRL-KWMA chromosome 6, ASM5285725v1, whole genome shotgun sequence genome has a window encoding:
- the LOC144095317 gene encoding MIF4G domain-containing protein B-like encodes MPWLRRDQSAIRSRPPLRQPKCALGDEQESANASLHTQNEDLIKKALQDLNALSTQQMTELVAGICERATQGEPVVHLCLFLIAKYSDGKFLNTLLSTCSEWLDKRDQFLRPLNKLEPVQHRWTIFVSFVDQLLLWLPRRSGDEHMKNGITFLAKLLCKCCHDILETLSLGSTSEMECLRSVLTSTGKAIEHVDPDLMKSLVQRMREALLEPDLSALGRKTLLQMIELRASRWQLNRAQQKYYDDTQLEVEADLSEIVHFTASLFHLAAFLS; translated from the exons ATGCCGTGGTTAAGGAGGGACCAATCGGCGATTAGGAGCCGCCCACCGCTTCGGCAGCCCAAGTGCGCCTTGGGCGACGAGCAGGAATCCGCCAATGCGTCCTTGCACACCCAGAACGAAGACCTCATCAAGAAGGCGCTGCAAG ATCTAAACGCCCTCAGCACACAACAAATGACGGAGCTTGTGGCAGGTATCTGCGAAAGAGCCACGCAGGGTGAGCCAGTGGTTCACCTCTGCCTCTTCCTTATCGCG AAGTACAGCGACGGGAAGTTTCTGAACACGCTCTTGAGCACCTGCTCCGAGTGGCTGGACAAGCGGGACCAGTTTCTTCGACCACTGAACAAGTTGGAGCCGGTGCAGCATCGCTGGACGATTTTCGTGTCCTTCGTGGATCAGCTCCTGCTGTGGCTGCCTCGCCGCAGCGGAGATGAACACATGAAGAACGGCATTACGTTTCTGGCCAAGCTGCTCTGCAAATGCTGCCACGACATTCTGGAGACCCTTTCGCTGGGCAGCACATCCGAG ATGGAGTGTTTGCGGTCGGTTCTGACAAGCACCGGGAAGGCCATCGAGCACGTCGACCCCGACCTCATGAAGTCATTGGTGCAGCGGATGCGGGAGGCGTTACTTGAGCCCGACCTCTCAGCCTTGGGGCGCAAGACTTTGCTCCAAATGATCGAGCTGCGCGCCTCCAGATGGCAGTTGAACCGCGCACAGCAGAAGTACTACGACGACACACAACTTGAAGTGGAAGCTGATTTGTCAGAAATTGTTCATTTCACTGCAAGCCTTTTCCATTTGGCTGCATTCTTAAGTTGA